A part of Chitinimonas koreensis genomic DNA contains:
- a CDS encoding carbohydrate ABC transporter permease, protein MAQSRKATLTAYLFLAPAIALLLVFSFWPVGFGSYIAFTQYNLIEAPQWVGLDNFRELFGDELFLISLKNSALYLIVVPAIQVLAILLAVLVNNQLPGIKFFRAAYYLPVVTTVSVVGIIWNFMYNEDGALNAILRWLHMIDDPVGFLTDDRIALFAVMFVTIWRGLGWYMVLYLAGLQAISQDVYEAATLDGANAWQKFWRITVPLLLPTILLCSVMSVLAAVKAFEEVQIMTQGGPFQSTYTALYYAYEFGIKSLNFGRALAASLVMSGVCVVLAWLNFRYLQPKNP, encoded by the coding sequence GTGGCCCAGTCACGTAAAGCCACCCTGACCGCCTACCTGTTCCTGGCACCGGCCATCGCGCTGCTGCTGGTGTTCTCGTTCTGGCCGGTCGGCTTCGGCTCCTACATCGCCTTCACCCAGTACAACCTGATCGAGGCGCCGCAGTGGGTCGGGCTCGACAACTTCCGCGAGCTGTTCGGCGACGAACTGTTCCTGATCTCGCTGAAGAACTCGGCGCTCTACCTGATCGTGGTGCCGGCGATCCAGGTGCTGGCCATCCTGCTGGCGGTGCTGGTCAACAACCAGCTGCCCGGCATCAAGTTCTTCCGCGCCGCCTACTACCTGCCGGTGGTCACCACCGTGTCGGTGGTCGGGATCATCTGGAACTTCATGTACAACGAGGACGGCGCGCTCAACGCCATCCTGCGCTGGCTGCACATGATCGACGACCCGGTCGGCTTCCTCACCGACGACCGCATCGCGCTGTTCGCCGTGATGTTCGTCACCATCTGGCGCGGCCTGGGCTGGTACATGGTGCTCTACCTCGCCGGCCTGCAAGCCATCTCGCAGGACGTCTACGAGGCCGCCACGCTCGACGGCGCCAACGCCTGGCAGAAGTTCTGGCGCATCACCGTGCCGCTGCTGCTGCCCACCATCCTGCTGTGCTCGGTGATGTCGGTGCTGGCCGCGGTCAAGGCCTTCGAGGAAGTCCAGATCATGACCCAGGGCGGACCGTTCCAGTCGACCTACACCGCGCTGTACTACGCCTACGAATTCGGCATCAAGTCGCTCAACTTCGGCCGCGCGCTGGCCGCCAGCCTGGTCATGTCCGGCGTCTGCGTGGTGCTGGCCTGGCTCAACTTCCGCTACCTGCAACCCAAGAACCCGTGA
- a CDS encoding extracellular solute-binding protein produces MQLKRIAHAALLLAGLALSGQALAEKQRLEFWTQSLAPKFDPYFKNLVAKYNAANPNVEVVWVDYPWDVIRTKFTAAIASGKPPALANMDVPWAYEYKQSGLILPLDNLIDKNQYVAGAVKDVTFDGKLYAIPFYNGANVIAYNTELFKKAGLDPKLPPKSFDMQLSYAKTIKARTGVAGFAPTLGPTKIEGLLIQEGLDVMKDGRAVFNSPEHVAFVRKLADAYKAGALLKDNLFAQDNFQVSMAAYNSGRMAMLVTVPAALTRVRDDAPNIYKVTDAAGAPLGKSGIASGGWQFTFVVPRNVDPKLVPEVAKLGSYLTNAENQLAFSKFAGTLPTSKRAAMDAHFQTLPANAGAVEKGLVAAAKNLDVTRTIFLAGVKDAELLSTKLSAAIEQAVTGRKDAKVALDEAAAFWNQKLGK; encoded by the coding sequence ATGCAACTCAAACGTATCGCCCACGCTGCCCTGCTGCTGGCCGGCCTCGCCCTGTCGGGCCAGGCTCTGGCCGAAAAGCAGCGGCTCGAATTCTGGACGCAGAGCCTGGCGCCCAAGTTCGACCCCTACTTCAAGAACCTGGTGGCCAAGTACAACGCCGCCAACCCCAACGTCGAAGTGGTCTGGGTCGATTACCCGTGGGACGTGATCCGCACCAAGTTCACCGCCGCCATCGCCTCGGGCAAGCCGCCGGCGCTGGCCAACATGGACGTGCCCTGGGCCTATGAGTACAAGCAGTCGGGCCTGATCCTGCCGCTGGACAACCTGATCGACAAGAACCAGTACGTCGCCGGCGCGGTCAAGGACGTCACCTTCGACGGCAAGCTCTACGCCATCCCGTTCTACAACGGCGCCAACGTGATCGCCTACAACACCGAGCTGTTCAAGAAGGCCGGTCTCGATCCCAAGCTGCCGCCGAAGTCGTTCGACATGCAGCTCTCCTACGCCAAGACCATCAAGGCCAGGACCGGCGTGGCGGGCTTCGCGCCGACGCTGGGCCCGACCAAGATCGAGGGCCTGCTGATCCAGGAAGGCCTCGACGTGATGAAGGACGGCCGCGCGGTGTTCAACTCGCCCGAGCACGTCGCCTTCGTCCGCAAGCTGGCCGACGCCTACAAGGCCGGCGCGCTGCTGAAGGACAACCTGTTCGCGCAGGACAACTTCCAGGTCTCGATGGCGGCCTACAACAGCGGCCGGATGGCCATGCTGGTGACGGTGCCGGCGGCGCTGACCCGGGTGCGCGACGATGCGCCCAACATCTACAAGGTCACCGACGCGGCCGGCGCGCCGCTGGGCAAGTCCGGCATCGCCTCGGGCGGCTGGCAGTTCACCTTCGTGGTGCCGCGCAACGTCGACCCCAAGCTGGTGCCCGAAGTCGCCAAGCTCGGCAGCTACCTGACCAACGCCGAGAACCAGCTCGCCTTCTCCAAGTTCGCCGGCACCTTGCCGACCTCGAAGCGCGCGGCGATGGACGCCCACTTCCAGACCCTGCCCGCCAACGCCGGCGCGGTCGAGAAGGGCCTGGTCGCGGCAGCCAAGAACCTCGACGTCACCCGCACCATCTTCCTGGCCGGGGTGAAGGACGCCGAGCTGCTGTCGACCAAGCTTTCGGCGGCGATCGAACAGGCCGTCACCGGCCGCAAGGACGCCAAGGTCGCGCTCGACGAAGCCGCGGCGTTCTGGAACCAGAAGCTCGGCAAGTAA
- a CDS encoding SIS domain-containing protein, producing MEGDARRPEAVARQAERQDARFAELGALLRHTDPHALVTVARGSSDHASAYLAYLTMLKLGRLSVSLPMSLVTMYDAPLDVAGTVAVAISQSGRSPDVVEPIKRFRQGRAQTVALVNDAASPLAEAAEWTLPLEAGPEYAVAATKSYIASLSAGARLVAHWAEDAALIDGLKALPESLRAAQESDWSAAVEVLKDADRIMVVGRSLTLPVALEAALKCKETAAIQAEAFSGAEIKHGPMALIDEGYPLLIFAPRGPAQAGLVKLAEEMRGRGAKVLLAAPADVASRELTLPLGPTPELDPIAAVSAFYPMVEALARARGFDPDQPRHLNKVTMTR from the coding sequence GTGGAAGGAGATGCGCGAAGGCCCGAGGCCGTCGCCCGTCAGGCCGAACGCCAGGACGCCCGTTTCGCCGAACTCGGCGCGCTGCTGCGCCACACCGATCCGCACGCGCTGGTCACCGTGGCCCGCGGCAGCTCGGACCACGCCTCGGCCTACCTCGCCTACCTGACCATGCTCAAGCTCGGCCGCCTGTCGGTGTCGCTGCCGATGTCGCTGGTGACCATGTACGACGCGCCGCTCGACGTGGCCGGCACGGTGGCGGTGGCCATCTCGCAGTCGGGCCGCAGCCCGGACGTGGTCGAGCCGATCAAGCGCTTCCGCCAGGGCCGTGCCCAGACGGTCGCCCTGGTCAACGACGCCGCCTCGCCGCTGGCCGAGGCCGCCGAATGGACGCTGCCGCTCGAAGCCGGCCCCGAATATGCGGTGGCCGCCACCAAGAGCTATATCGCCAGCCTGTCGGCCGGCGCCCGCCTGGTCGCCCACTGGGCCGAGGATGCCGCGCTGATCGACGGTCTCAAGGCGCTGCCCGAGTCGCTGCGCGCAGCCCAGGAAAGCGACTGGTCGGCCGCGGTCGAGGTGCTCAAGGACGCCGACCGCATCATGGTGGTCGGCCGCAGCCTGACCCTGCCGGTGGCGCTCGAAGCCGCGCTCAAGTGCAAGGAAACCGCCGCGATCCAGGCCGAGGCCTTCTCCGGCGCCGAGATCAAGCACGGCCCGATGGCGCTGATCGACGAGGGCTACCCGCTGCTGATCTTCGCCCCGCGCGGCCCGGCCCAGGCCGGCCTGGTCAAGCTGGCCGAGGAAATGCGCGGCCGCGGCGCCAAGGTGCTGCTGGCCGCCCCGGCCGACGTCGCCTCGCGCGAGCTGACCCTGCCGCTCGGCCCGACGCCCGAACTGGACCCGATCGCCGCCGTCTCGGCGTTCTACCCGATGGTCGAAGCGCTGGCCCGCGCCCGCGGCTTCGATCCCGATCAACCGCGCCATCTGAACAAGGTGACGATGACGCGCTGA
- the nagA gene encoding N-acetylglucosamine-6-phosphate deacetylase, producing MRTLTGNILTPEGWQHGSMQFDARVAAITGNPRDPVGNADDIVLPGFIDLHVHGGGGRDVMEGGDALDTIARTHARHGTTSLLATTMTAPKREIETALQGVQRAIAERASGGSRVLGAHLEGPYINPGKLGAQPNFARDGVLNEITGFDALAPLKVLTLAPEVQGHMELISELVGRGIRIQLGHTLGSYEDGVEAMRHGAVSFTHLFNAMTGLHHREPGIVGAALAHAEYAELIPDLLHVHPGAIKAALRAIPKLYCVTDSTAAAGMPDGNYKLGRHTVTKCLGGVRLPDGTLAGSTLTLDVALRNLVSLGLDLDDAARRLSTFQAEMLGLTDRGLLKVGAYADIVVFDRNLQLKAVFVEGEPVNLNTEQ from the coding sequence ATGCGTACCCTGACAGGCAACATCCTCACGCCGGAAGGCTGGCAGCACGGCTCGATGCAGTTCGATGCCCGCGTCGCCGCGATCACCGGCAACCCGCGCGATCCGGTCGGCAACGCCGACGACATCGTGCTGCCCGGCTTCATCGACCTGCATGTGCACGGCGGCGGCGGCCGCGACGTGATGGAAGGCGGCGACGCGCTCGACACCATCGCCCGTACCCATGCCCGCCACGGCACCACCAGCCTGCTCGCCACCACCATGACCGCGCCCAAGCGCGAGATCGAGACCGCGTTGCAGGGCGTGCAGCGCGCGATCGCCGAGCGCGCCTCCGGCGGTTCGCGGGTGCTCGGCGCCCACCTCGAAGGCCCCTACATCAATCCGGGCAAACTCGGCGCCCAGCCGAACTTCGCCCGCGACGGAGTGCTGAACGAGATCACCGGCTTCGATGCGCTGGCGCCGCTCAAGGTGCTGACGCTGGCACCCGAGGTGCAGGGCCATATGGAACTGATCAGCGAGCTGGTCGGTCGCGGCATCCGCATCCAGCTCGGCCATACGCTGGGCAGCTACGAGGACGGCGTCGAAGCGATGCGCCACGGCGCGGTCAGCTTCACCCACCTGTTCAACGCGATGACCGGCCTGCACCACCGCGAACCCGGCATCGTCGGCGCCGCGCTGGCCCACGCCGAGTACGCCGAACTGATCCCCGACCTGCTGCACGTGCATCCGGGCGCCATCAAGGCCGCGCTGCGGGCGATCCCCAAGCTCTACTGCGTGACCGATTCGACCGCCGCGGCCGGCATGCCCGACGGCAACTACAAGCTCGGCCGCCACACGGTGACCAAGTGCCTCGGCGGCGTGCGCCTGCCCGACGGCACGCTGGCCGGCTCGACGCTGACGCTCGACGTGGCGCTGCGCAATCTGGTCAGCCTCGGCCTCGACCTCGACGATGCCGCCCGGCGGCTGTCGACCTTCCAGGCCGAGATGCTCGGACTCACCGACCGTGGCCTGCTCAAGGTCGGCGCCTACGCCGACATCGTGGTGTTCGACCGCAATCTGCAACTCAAGGCCGTCTTCGTCGAAGGCGAGCCGGTCAATCTGAATACGGAGCAATAA
- a CDS encoding GntR family transcriptional regulator yields MDKAREAALLALKPDAESSTPLYLQVANKLSNAIATGLWQADEALPSERVLCEMLDISRVTARKAMDILFEQGLIVRRQGSGTYIAPRLVQPLSRLTSFSEEIRSRGFAPASRWLSREIGIASQEEVLRLGLSPASTVARLKRLRMADDTVMAVETSTLPSRYLADPGAVGDSLYSYLDNHSSPVTRALQHIKAVNASDEIAQLAGIPPGTAMLMITRIGYLDSGLPVELTYSYCRNDYYDFVAELRR; encoded by the coding sequence ATGGATAAGGCACGCGAAGCCGCGCTGCTCGCGCTGAAACCCGACGCGGAGAGCAGCACACCGCTCTACCTGCAGGTCGCCAACAAGCTTTCCAACGCCATCGCGACCGGCTTGTGGCAGGCCGACGAGGCGCTGCCGAGCGAACGCGTGCTGTGCGAGATGCTCGACATCTCGCGCGTCACCGCCCGCAAGGCGATGGACATCCTGTTCGAACAGGGCCTGATCGTGCGCCGCCAGGGCTCGGGCACCTATATCGCGCCGCGCCTGGTGCAACCGCTGTCGCGCCTGACCAGCTTCTCCGAGGAGATCCGCAGCCGCGGCTTCGCGCCGGCCTCGCGCTGGCTCAGCCGCGAGATCGGCATCGCCAGCCAGGAGGAAGTGCTGCGCCTGGGCCTGTCGCCGGCGTCGACCGTGGCGCGGCTCAAGCGCCTGCGCATGGCCGACGACACGGTGATGGCGGTCGAGACCTCGACCCTGCCCAGCCGCTACCTGGCCGATCCCGGCGCGGTCGGCGATTCGCTCTACAGCTACCTCGACAACCACAGCTCGCCGGTCACCCGCGCGCTGCAGCACATCAAGGCGGTCAACGCCAGCGACGAGATCGCCCAGCTGGCCGGCATCCCGCCGGGCACGGCGATGCTGATGATCACCCGCATCGGCTATCTCGACAGCGGGCTGCCGGTCGAGCTGACCTACTCGTACTGCCGCAACGACTACTACGACTTCGTCGCCGAACTGCGCCGCTGA
- a CDS encoding BadF/BadG/BcrA/BcrD ATPase family protein: MAGDPDRALVRLRRNRPLRPGALRHRPRPRRRAQRRLGTQFSRRGPGFARIALDTDGFTTLLGAHAGQHGAIVAVGTGSIGEAWFGGSDKRTVSGWGFPSGDEGSGAWIGLRAAQLAQKALDGRVARSKLAEAVIAHLGGDIDAAFAWFGQATQTTYAQLTPLVIRHAPDDAAADTILTQAGLEIAAIADALDPVHRLPLALCGGLAEALRPWLPAALLNRARQPQGDSADGALHLIRGRLHG; encoded by the coding sequence ATGGCAGGCGATCCAGACCGCGCTCTCGTCCGCCTTCGCCGAAATCGGCCCCTTCGCCCCGGCGCGCTGCGCCATCGGCCTCGGCCTCGCCGGCGTGCACAACGCCGGCTGGGCACGCAATTTTCTCGACGCGGCCCCGGTTTCGCCCGGATCGCACTCGACACCGACGGCTTCACCACCCTGCTCGGCGCCCATGCCGGCCAGCACGGCGCGATCGTCGCGGTCGGCACCGGCAGCATCGGCGAAGCCTGGTTCGGCGGCAGCGACAAGCGCACCGTCTCGGGCTGGGGCTTCCCCAGCGGCGACGAAGGCAGCGGCGCCTGGATCGGCCTCAGGGCAGCCCAGCTGGCGCAGAAGGCGCTCGACGGCCGCGTCGCCCGCAGCAAGCTGGCCGAGGCGGTGATCGCCCACCTCGGCGGCGACATCGACGCCGCCTTCGCCTGGTTCGGCCAGGCCACTCAGACCACTTACGCACAACTCACGCCACTGGTAATACGCCACGCACCCGACGATGCTGCCGCTGATACCATTCTGACCCAAGCAGGCCTGGAGATCGCGGCGATCGCCGATGCGCTCGATCCAGTCCACCGCCTGCCTCTCGCGCTGTGCGGCGGCCTGGCGGAAGCGCTCCGTCCGTGGCTGCCCGCAGCGTTGCTCAACCGCGCGCGCCAGCCACAGGGCGATTCGGCCGATGGCGCGCTGCACCTGATTCGGGGTCGTCTACATGGATAA
- a CDS encoding cyanophycin metabolism-associated DUF1854 family protein, protein MTITLFELTQDDYGRLIFTGADGVAHVGITPVRAFPIAAPDEGLSLMDRDGHELAWIDRPAELPAAQRTLIEEALTSREFMPEIRHIRAVSTFATPSNWTVDTDRGETTFILKGEEDIRRIHGGLLLIADSHGIQFLIRDLYALDRHSRRLLDRFL, encoded by the coding sequence ATGACCATCACTCTCTTCGAACTCACGCAGGACGACTACGGCCGGCTGATCTTCACCGGCGCCGACGGCGTCGCCCACGTCGGCATCACGCCGGTGCGCGCCTTTCCGATCGCCGCGCCCGACGAGGGCCTGTCGCTGATGGATCGCGACGGCCACGAACTCGCCTGGATCGACCGGCCGGCCGAGCTGCCGGCGGCGCAGCGCACGCTGATCGAGGAAGCGCTGACCAGCCGCGAATTCATGCCCGAGATCCGCCATATCCGCGCCGTCTCGACCTTCGCCACGCCGAGCAACTGGACCGTCGACACCGACCGCGGCGAGACCACTTTCATCCTCAAAGGCGAGGAAGACATCCGCCGCATCCACGGCGGCCTGCTGCTGATCGCCGACAGCCACGGCATCCAGTTCCTGATCCGCGACCTGTATGCGCTCGATCGCCATTCGCGCCGGCTGCTGGATCGATTCCTCTGA
- a CDS encoding cyanophycin metabolism-associated ABC transporter, with translation MTTIPLPVRNTPIDAWQAELAPELAPDENVQTGFEVDLDDQLRFRRGLLALTDRRLLARAAGETRWQAWPLDAALSLHHHDHAGVGTLELYDGSRRLAAWRFTLGQNPAAIRLLERFEALITTLRTGQPPAEREEIRCPTCKAPLEHEDDDCPACDRELHTPPSTWTLFRLWRFARPYRGQLLAGFLLMLGATAATLVSPYLYMPLMDEVLIPFQNGHHIEPSTVALYLGGLLGAGLASWALGWAKTYILALVSERISADLRTTTYEHLLQLSLEYFGGKRSGDLMSRIGSESDRISVFLSLHALDFITDVLMIAMTAIILFQINPWLALVTLLPLPFIAWMIHLVRDRLRTGFEKIDRVWGEVTNVLADTIPGIRVVKAFAQEQREAARFREANRHNLAINDRLNKVWSLFSPTVSLLTEIGLLVVWAFGIWQVSQHDITVGTLTAFLAYIGRFYGRLDSMSRIVSVTQKAAAGAKRIFDILDHVSNVPEPANPVALPAVRGEISLRDVGFRYGNRAVIRGLNLDIKPGEMIGLVGHSGSGKSTLVNLICRFYDVGEGAIRVDGVDIRNVAVADFRRNIGLVLQEPFLFFGTIAENIAYGKPDATRAQIIAAARAAHAHEFILRLPQGYDSLVGERGQGLSGGERQRISIARALLIDPRILILDEATASVDTETEKEIQKALDNLVQGRTTIAIAHRLSTLRRADRLVVMDRGRIVESGDHDTLIAQQGAYWRLHEAQARNVDTDLDDVSLS, from the coding sequence ATGACGACCATACCCCTTCCCGTCCGCAATACGCCGATCGACGCCTGGCAGGCCGAGCTGGCGCCCGAACTCGCCCCAGACGAAAACGTCCAGACCGGCTTCGAGGTTGACCTCGACGACCAACTTCGCTTCCGCCGCGGCCTCCTGGCCCTCACCGACCGGCGCCTGCTGGCCCGCGCCGCCGGCGAGACGCGCTGGCAGGCCTGGCCGCTCGACGCCGCGCTGTCGCTGCATCACCACGACCACGCCGGCGTCGGCACGCTCGAACTATACGACGGCAGCCGCCGGCTGGCGGCCTGGCGCTTCACGCTGGGCCAGAACCCGGCCGCGATCCGGCTGCTCGAGCGCTTCGAGGCGCTGATCACGACGCTGCGCACCGGCCAGCCGCCGGCCGAGCGCGAGGAGATCCGCTGCCCGACCTGCAAGGCGCCGCTGGAGCACGAGGACGACGACTGCCCGGCCTGCGACCGCGAGCTGCACACGCCGCCGTCGACCTGGACACTGTTCCGGCTGTGGCGCTTCGCCCGGCCCTACCGCGGCCAGCTGCTGGCCGGCTTCCTGCTGATGCTCGGCGCCACCGCCGCCACGCTGGTGTCGCCCTATCTGTACATGCCGCTGATGGACGAGGTGCTGATCCCGTTCCAGAACGGCCACCACATCGAGCCGTCCACCGTGGCGCTCTACCTCGGCGGCCTCCTGGGCGCGGGCCTCGCCTCGTGGGCGCTCGGCTGGGCCAAGACCTACATCCTGGCCTTGGTCAGCGAGCGCATCAGCGCCGACCTGCGCACCACCACCTACGAGCACCTCCTGCAGCTGTCGCTCGAATACTTCGGCGGCAAGCGCTCGGGCGACCTGATGTCGCGCATCGGTTCCGAATCGGACCGCATCAGCGTGTTCCTGTCGCTGCATGCGCTCGACTTCATCACCGACGTGCTGATGATCGCCATGACCGCGATCATCCTGTTCCAGATCAATCCCTGGCTGGCGCTGGTCACGCTGCTGCCGCTGCCCTTCATCGCCTGGATGATCCACCTGGTGCGCGACCGGCTGCGTACCGGCTTCGAGAAGATCGACCGGGTCTGGGGCGAGGTCACCAACGTGCTGGCCGACACCATCCCCGGCATCCGGGTGGTCAAGGCCTTCGCCCAGGAGCAGCGCGAAGCCGCCCGCTTCCGCGAGGCCAACCGCCACAACCTGGCGATCAACGACCGGCTCAACAAGGTCTGGTCGCTGTTCTCGCCGACTGTCTCGCTCTTGACCGAGATCGGCCTGCTGGTGGTCTGGGCCTTCGGCATCTGGCAGGTGTCGCAGCACGACATCACGGTCGGCACGCTGACCGCCTTCCTGGCCTACATCGGCCGCTTCTACGGCCGGCTCGACTCGATGAGCCGTATCGTCTCGGTCACCCAGAAGGCCGCCGCCGGCGCCAAGCGCATCTTCGACATCCTCGATCACGTCTCCAACGTGCCCGAGCCGGCCAACCCGGTGGCGCTGCCGGCAGTGCGCGGCGAGATCAGCCTGCGCGACGTCGGCTTCCGCTACGGCAACCGCGCGGTGATCCGCGGCCTCAACCTCGACATCAAGCCCGGCGAGATGATCGGCCTGGTCGGCCACAGCGGCTCGGGCAAGAGCACCCTGGTCAACCTGATCTGCCGCTTCTACGACGTCGGCGAGGGCGCCATCCGGGTCGACGGCGTCGACATCCGCAACGTCGCGGTGGCCGACTTCCGCCGCAACATCGGCCTGGTGCTTCAGGAACCCTTCCTGTTCTTCGGCACCATCGCCGAGAACATCGCCTACGGCAAACCGGACGCCACCCGCGCCCAGATCATCGCCGCCGCCCGCGCCGCGCATGCCCACGAGTTCATCCTGCGGCTGCCGCAAGGCTACGACTCGCTGGTCGGCGAACGCGGCCAGGGCCTGTCGGGCGGCGAGCGCCAGCGTATCTCGATCGCGCGCGCGCTCTTGATCGACCCGCGCATCCTGATCCTCGACGAGGCCACCGCCTCGGTCGACACCGAGACCGAGAAGGAGATCCAGAAGGCGCTCGACAACCTGGTGCAGGGCCGCACCACCATCGCCATCGCCCACCGGCTGTCGACGCTGCGGCGGGCCGACCGGCTGGTGGTGATGGATCGCGGCCGGATCGTCGAATCGGGCGACCACGACACGCTGATCGCGCAGCAGGGCGCCTACTGGCGCCTGCACGAGGCGCAGGCGCGCAACGTCGATACCGATCTCGACGACGTGAGCCTGTCATGA
- a CDS encoding cyanophycin synthetase: MTFLRVNYLRGPNLWTYRPVVEAWVDIGELEDFPSNTLPGFYERLTAWLPGLIEHRCGVGERGGFLLRLREGTWPAHIMEHVAIELQNLAGLQAGFGKARSTPTRGVYKLAVRARNEQVGRAAVEASRQLVMAAINDTGYDVAAAVATLRGLVDDHHLGPSTACIVDGATERRIPHIRLTEGNLVQLGHGRAQRRIWTAETDQTSAIAEGISSDKDLTKRILASVGVPVPEGEIVETAEAAWEAAEDIGLPVVVKPTDGNHGRGVSMDLKTREDVLAAFEFAARHGSEVMVERCIPGNEHRLLVVGGRVVAAARGETAWVTGDGKADVRALVEAQINADPRRGTTEDHPLNYLRIDEDTAILNDLARQGLTPDSIPADGRRVLIQRNGNVAIDCTDAVHPDVAALVGLAARAVGLDIAGIDVVAEDIGKPLEAQGGAVVEVNAGPGLLMHLKPANGPGRPVGRAIVDHLFPDGESGRIPLVGVTGSRGTTRVARLAAALLGMAGRHVGLANRDGLFLERRRIDAGDGTRWEAGQRLLINRSIDCAVFEHSAERILDEGLVYDRCAVGVVTDSEGLAMLAPWHIAEPEHLYNVLRTQVDVVQDDGAAVLHAADPQLVEMAGLCDGAVILYALDGTLPALAEHRAGGGRALFARDGQIVLARGEVEQWIAPLPAGLDAVDAAGTLAAVAVAVHFGAVVEMIAAGLEAYND; this comes from the coding sequence ATGACCTTCCTCCGCGTCAACTACCTGCGCGGCCCCAACCTGTGGACCTACCGCCCGGTGGTCGAGGCTTGGGTCGACATCGGGGAGCTGGAGGATTTCCCGTCCAACACGCTGCCTGGCTTCTACGAACGGCTGACCGCCTGGCTGCCCGGCCTGATCGAGCACCGCTGCGGCGTCGGCGAGCGCGGCGGCTTCCTGCTGCGGCTGCGCGAAGGCACCTGGCCGGCCCACATCATGGAACACGTGGCGATCGAACTGCAGAACCTGGCCGGCCTGCAGGCGGGCTTCGGCAAGGCGCGCTCGACGCCGACGCGCGGCGTCTACAAGCTGGCCGTGCGCGCGCGCAACGAGCAGGTCGGCCGCGCCGCGGTCGAGGCCTCGCGCCAGCTGGTGATGGCCGCGATCAACGACACCGGCTACGACGTCGCCGCCGCGGTGGCCACCTTGCGCGGCCTGGTCGACGACCACCATCTCGGCCCGAGCACCGCCTGCATCGTCGACGGCGCGACCGAGCGCCGCATCCCGCACATCCGCCTGACCGAGGGCAACCTGGTGCAACTGGGCCACGGCCGCGCCCAGCGCCGCATCTGGACCGCCGAGACCGACCAGACCAGCGCGATCGCCGAGGGCATCTCCAGCGACAAGGACCTGACCAAGCGCATCCTGGCCTCGGTCGGCGTGCCGGTGCCCGAGGGCGAGATCGTCGAGACCGCCGAGGCCGCCTGGGAAGCCGCCGAGGACATCGGCCTGCCGGTGGTGGTGAAGCCGACCGACGGCAACCATGGCCGCGGCGTGTCGATGGACCTGAAGACCCGCGAGGACGTGCTGGCGGCGTTCGAATTCGCCGCGCGCCACGGCAGCGAGGTGATGGTCGAGCGCTGCATCCCCGGCAACGAGCACCGGCTGCTGGTGGTCGGCGGCCGGGTGGTCGCCGCCGCGCGCGGCGAGACCGCCTGGGTGACCGGCGACGGCAAGGCCGACGTGCGCGCGCTGGTCGAGGCGCAGATCAACGCCGATCCGCGCCGCGGCACCACCGAAGACCACCCGCTCAACTACCTGCGCATCGACGAGGACACCGCGATTCTCAACGACCTGGCGCGCCAGGGCCTGACCCCCGATTCGATTCCCGCCGACGGCCGCCGCGTGCTGATCCAGCGCAACGGCAACGTCGCCATCGACTGCACCGACGCGGTCCATCCCGACGTGGCCGCGCTGGTCGGCCTGGCCGCGCGCGCGGTCGGGCTCGACATCGCCGGCATCGACGTGGTGGCCGAGGACATCGGCAAGCCGCTCGAGGCGCAGGGCGGCGCGGTGGTCGAGGTGAACGCCGGGCCGGGCCTGCTGATGCACCTGAAGCCGGCCAACGGCCCGGGCCGGCCGGTCGGCCGCGCCATCGTCGACCACCTGTTCCCCGACGGCGAGTCGGGCCGCATCCCGCTGGTCGGCGTCACCGGCAGCCGCGGCACCACCCGCGTCGCCCGGCTGGCGGCCGCGCTGCTGGGCATGGCCGGCCGCCACGTCGGCCTGGCCAACCGCGACGGCCTGTTCCTCGAACGGCGCCGCATCGACGCCGGCGACGGCACCCGCTGGGAGGCCGGCCAGCGCCTGCTGATCAACCGCAGCATCGACTGCGCGGTGTTCGAGCACAGCGCCGAGCGCATCCTCGACGAGGGCCTGGTCTACGACCGCTGCGCGGTCGGCGTGGTGACCGACAGCGAGGGCCTGGCCATGCTGGCGCCCTGGCACATCGCCGAGCCCGAGCACCTGTACAACGTGCTGCGCACCCAGGTCGACGTGGTGCAGGACGACGGCGCGGCGGTGCTGCACGCGGCCGATCCGCAGCTGGTGGAGATGGCCGGGCTGTGCGACGGCGCGGTGATCCTGTACGCGCTCGACGGCACGCTGCCGGCGCTGGCCGAGCACCGCGCCGGCGGCGGCCGTGCGCTGTTCGCGCGCGACGGCCAGATCGTGCTGGCGCGCGGCGAGGTCGAGCAGTGGATCGCGCCGCTGCCGGCCGGCCTCGACGCCGTCGACGCGGCCGGCACGCTGGCGGCGGTTGCGGTGGCGGTGCACTTCGGCGCGGTGGTCGAGATGATCGCCGCCGGCCTCGAAGCCTATAACGACTGA